A single genomic interval of Parvularcula marina harbors:
- a CDS encoding M14 family metallopeptidase, with the protein MTNIHISAPHDSGNIEVLDASNAAKIRLNIREDGKAKFHQWFYFRVTGAGGQNASYAIENAGSSSYVDGWKDYQVCASYDLEDWFRIETSYEDGHLKFQHTAERDSVYYAYFAPYPTERYRQFIAELVDLDEAVYEPLGATLDGEPLDLFRFGEPADSKLNLWVIARQHPGETMGSWWMEGFLPRLLDEGDAVAMALREKAVIYVVPLVNIDGARRGHLRTNAAGADLNREWAEPTPERSPEVFAIRNRMDETGCDFFLDVHGDEAIANNFIAGSEGVPCWTETHQKRLDHFKDTLMALSPAFQKAEGYPVNAPGTANLKIAANQIGERFDCLSMTLEMPFKEANILPDPRVGWSPERCRDLGRTCLDAIWAALPGLR; encoded by the coding sequence ATGACCAACATCCATATCTCCGCCCCGCACGATTCCGGTAATATCGAGGTTCTCGATGCCTCGAACGCCGCCAAGATCCGCCTCAATATCCGTGAGGACGGCAAGGCAAAGTTCCATCAATGGTTCTATTTCCGGGTGACGGGCGCGGGCGGGCAGAACGCCAGCTACGCAATCGAGAATGCCGGGAGCTCGTCCTATGTCGATGGCTGGAAGGACTATCAGGTCTGCGCGTCTTACGATCTTGAGGACTGGTTCCGGATCGAGACGAGCTATGAGGACGGGCATCTGAAATTTCAGCACACGGCGGAACGGGACAGCGTCTATTACGCGTACTTCGCCCCCTACCCGACCGAGCGCTACCGGCAATTCATTGCCGAACTCGTCGATCTTGATGAGGCCGTCTACGAACCATTGGGCGCAACGCTCGATGGCGAGCCTCTCGACCTCTTCCGCTTTGGGGAGCCCGCCGACAGTAAGCTCAATCTATGGGTCATTGCCCGGCAGCATCCGGGCGAGACCATGGGCAGCTGGTGGATGGAGGGCTTCCTGCCCCGCCTTCTTGATGAAGGCGATGCGGTCGCTATGGCGCTGCGCGAGAAGGCAGTGATTTATGTCGTGCCGCTGGTGAATATAGACGGCGCGCGGCGCGGGCATCTTCGCACCAATGCGGCCGGTGCCGATCTCAACCGCGAATGGGCAGAACCCACGCCGGAGCGTAGCCCCGAGGTCTTCGCCATCCGCAACCGGATGGATGAAACGGGATGCGACTTCTTCCTTGATGTCCATGGCGATGAAGCGATTGCGAACAATTTCATCGCCGGCAGCGAAGGCGTCCCCTGCTGGACGGAGACTCACCAGAAACGGCTCGACCATTTCAAGGATACCCTGATGGCGCTTTCACCTGCCTTCCAGAAGGCCGAAGGCTATCCTGTCAATGCGCCGGGCACGGCCAATCTCAAGATTGCCGCCAATCAGATTGGGGAACGCTTCGATTGCCTCTCCATGACGCTGGAGATGCCGTTCAAGGAAGCCAATATCCTGCCTGACCCGCGCGTTGGCTGGTCACCAGAACGCTGCCGCGATCTTGGCCGCACCTGCCTTGATGCCATCTGGGCAGCCCTGCCGGGATTGCGCTAG
- a CDS encoding DUF1304 domain-containing protein, whose product MTLLARIAATLIGLLHLGFLYLEMVLWTTPTGQEIFGTTADFAEESAALALNQGLYNGFLAAGLLWAAVTSRRDVAIFFLLCVIVAGAVGAWSVSLSILWIQAVPGAAALLLALLSGRWAKA is encoded by the coding sequence ATGACCCTTCTCGCCCGTATCGCTGCCACCCTGATCGGCCTTCTTCATCTTGGATTTCTCTATCTGGAGATGGTCCTCTGGACGACACCGACGGGGCAGGAGATTTTCGGCACGACGGCGGATTTTGCCGAAGAGAGCGCGGCGCTGGCGCTCAATCAGGGGCTTTATAATGGCTTTCTCGCCGCAGGCCTTTTATGGGCGGCCGTCACCAGCCGCCGGGATGTGGCGATCTTCTTTCTCCTCTGCGTGATTGTGGCGGGCGCGGTCGGCGCCTGGTCGGTCAGTCTTTCTATCCTCTGGATACAGGCCGTCCCGGGTGCAGCGGCCCTCCTCCTCGCCCTCCTCTCAGGCCGTTGGGCAAAAGCGTAA
- a CDS encoding protein-disulfide reductase DsbD family protein, with amino-acid sequence MKSRLLPVFLSFLFLFSFAHAQIGAPVTTGNAESRLVAEDEAAVPGQIVTVALMQTLREGWHVYWQNPGDSGLPLTLNWTLPEGFEAVAPLYPLPHRLPLGPLVNYGHEGEPIFLIDIAVPESAVPGDVAELAVDASWLICADVCVPEDARLTLTLPIAAARGAGNGRYSVEIDRARRSQPRKADFEAVYYHTDRGPALRLTGAPEGKLEFYPYAPSLVEPSGATVERQDGEDIYLGMQAGFAYRARQPESLAGVLTVETANSRRGYEVFAPKIDQPAGALDLTPINTNAQPEMPGAEGPGLPLEADSGSPLLLPTLLLAFLGGIILNVMPCVFPIVFLKAAGFAAVAKEDRQVIRLHGILYTAGILVAFAGLAGLLIGLRAGGEQLGWGFHLQSPIAIAVFAIVLFLIGLNLFGLFEVGSSVQGVGNSLASKGGAVGAFFTGLLAVAVAAPCIGPLLGGAVGLALSQSALTGLLIFLAIGLGLAFPYLLLSLIPAAASILPRPGPWMVTLRQLFAFAMFATVIWLVWVLSMQAGPSGILKLGLAMLAASFGAWIFGRVQRGQSGLVGRIAAAAMLILAVIPLSRITTAEAGTSSLSSLGVVETAVWSEATLAEYRAAGTPVFVDFTAAWCITCQVNKQTVLNTSRVKQAFIENNVVYMVADWTNRDDEITAALEALGRAGVPVYLYYAPNAEAPIILPQLLSTKGVIGVIEGS; translated from the coding sequence ATGAAATCCCGACTGCTGCCGGTTTTCCTGAGCTTCCTGTTCCTGTTCAGCTTTGCGCACGCCCAGATCGGCGCGCCGGTGACGACCGGGAATGCCGAAAGCCGGCTGGTCGCCGAGGATGAGGCGGCCGTGCCGGGGCAGATTGTCACCGTCGCCCTGATGCAGACCTTGCGCGAGGGCTGGCATGTCTATTGGCAGAACCCCGGGGATTCAGGCCTGCCCCTGACGCTGAACTGGACGCTGCCGGAGGGGTTTGAGGCCGTAGCGCCGCTTTATCCGTTGCCGCACCGCCTGCCGCTCGGCCCACTGGTCAATTACGGGCATGAGGGCGAGCCGATCTTCCTGATCGATATTGCCGTGCCTGAAAGCGCCGTGCCCGGAGATGTCGCGGAACTGGCCGTCGATGCAAGCTGGCTGATCTGTGCCGATGTCTGTGTGCCCGAAGACGCGCGCCTGACCTTGACGCTGCCGATTGCAGCGGCGCGGGGGGCGGGCAATGGCCGCTATTCGGTCGAGATCGACCGGGCCCGCCGCAGTCAGCCGCGAAAGGCGGATTTCGAGGCGGTCTATTACCATACCGATCGGGGCCCTGCCTTGCGCCTGACCGGCGCGCCTGAAGGCAAGCTTGAATTTTATCCGTATGCCCCGTCACTGGTTGAGCCTTCGGGCGCCACGGTCGAGCGGCAGGATGGTGAGGATATCTATCTGGGGATGCAGGCCGGTTTTGCTTACCGGGCGCGCCAGCCAGAGTCGCTGGCAGGTGTCCTGACAGTTGAGACGGCAAACTCCCGCCGCGGCTATGAGGTCTTTGCGCCCAAGATTGACCAGCCCGCCGGCGCGCTTGATCTGACTCCCATCAACACCAATGCCCAGCCGGAGATGCCGGGGGCGGAGGGGCCAGGCCTGCCACTGGAGGCGGACTCAGGATCGCCGCTTCTCCTGCCGACGCTCCTTCTCGCGTTTCTCGGCGGCATCATCCTCAATGTCATGCCATGCGTCTTTCCCATCGTCTTTTTGAAGGCGGCAGGCTTTGCGGCAGTGGCAAAGGAAGACCGGCAGGTCATCCGCCTTCACGGTATTCTTTATACGGCAGGCATCTTGGTCGCCTTTGCCGGGCTCGCCGGGCTCCTGATCGGATTGCGCGCCGGCGGGGAGCAGCTCGGCTGGGGCTTCCATCTGCAATCCCCCATTGCGATTGCGGTCTTTGCCATTGTGCTCTTCCTGATCGGGCTCAATCTTTTTGGCCTCTTCGAGGTCGGATCCTCCGTACAGGGCGTCGGGAATAGTCTTGCGTCCAAGGGCGGGGCGGTTGGCGCCTTCTTCACCGGGCTTCTCGCCGTCGCGGTGGCGGCGCCCTGCATCGGCCCGCTGCTGGGCGGTGCGGTCGGGCTTGCGCTCAGCCAGTCGGCCCTGACGGGACTTCTTATCTTCCTTGCCATCGGGCTGGGGCTCGCTTTCCCCTATCTGCTCCTGAGCCTGATCCCGGCGGCGGCCTCCATCCTGCCGCGTCCGGGCCCGTGGATGGTCACCCTGCGCCAGCTTTTTGCTTTCGCGATGTTCGCGACCGTCATCTGGCTCGTCTGGGTTCTCTCTATGCAGGCAGGGCCGAGCGGTATCCTGAAACTCGGGCTCGCCATGCTGGCGGCAAGTTTCGGCGCGTGGATCTTTGGCCGGGTACAGCGCGGGCAGTCAGGCTTGGTCGGCCGCATCGCCGCGGCCGCCATGCTCATTCTTGCCGTCATCCCACTCTCGCGGATCACGACAGCAGAGGCGGGGACATCCTCGCTCTCCTCGCTGGGCGTGGTCGAGACCGCCGTCTGGTCAGAAGCTACGCTGGCCGAATATCGCGCTGCTGGAACGCCCGTCTTTGTTGATTTCACGGCCGCCTGGTGCATCACCTGTCAGGTCAACAAGCAGACTGTGCTCAACACTTCTCGCGTCAAACAGGCCTTCATCGAGAATAACGTCGTCTACATGGTCGCCGACTGGACGAACCGGGATGATGAAATCACAGCGGCTTTAGAAGCGCTGGGTCGCGCGGGCGTGCCGGTTTATCTATATTATGCTCCGAATGCCGAGGCCCCCATCATCCTGCCCCAATTATTGAGCACAAAGGGCGTGATCGGCGTTATTGAGGGATCTTAG
- a CDS encoding heavy-metal-associated domain-containing protein, producing MKLISTLTASIVLLASPAFAQDHQDHGDHGEKHEHESHDHGDGHHEDMASDEMASSEIEAAEGRTVTVKVNGMVCDFCARSLTKVLKKKDAVEDVAISLEDKTVTILLKEGSAMSDEEIEKAVKNAGYNLAAIERA from the coding sequence ATGAAACTGATCTCTACACTGACCGCCTCTATCGTTCTTCTCGCCTCCCCTGCCTTTGCGCAGGATCATCAGGATCACGGCGACCATGGCGAAAAGCATGAGCACGAATCTCATGATCATGGCGACGGGCATCACGAGGATATGGCGTCCGATGAGATGGCCTCATCTGAAATCGAAGCTGCCGAAGGCCGTACTGTGACGGTCAAGGTCAACGGCATGGTCTGCGATTTCTGCGCCCGGTCCCTGACAAAGGTGCTCAAGAAAAAGGACGCCGTCGAAGACGTCGCCATCAGCCTTGAGGACAAGACCGTGACGATCCTTCTTAAAGAAGGCTCGGCGATGTCCGATGAGGAGATCGAAAAGGCCGTCAAGAATGCCGGCTATAATCTCGCCGCCATCGAGCGCGCTTAA
- the radC gene encoding RadC family protein, with protein sequence MTKDVIDASSPAGHRARLRERFRRAGADGLQDYEILELILFNGIPRRDVKPLAKALLQTFGTVADVLSAPRERLLEIKVKLADGKTLGMGERAADEFALVRAASLQLSQANVLNRPVLSSWQALLDYCQAAVAYEPIEQFRILFLNHKNALIADEKQQTGTVNHTPVYPREVVKRALELHASAIILVHNHPSGDPTPSQADIQMTDQIVEAAKAVGVSVHDHLVIGRGSHVSFRTLGFL encoded by the coding sequence ATGACAAAGGATGTCATTGATGCCAGCTCTCCTGCCGGTCACCGCGCGCGCCTGCGGGAACGGTTTCGCCGTGCTGGTGCGGACGGGCTTCAGGATTATGAGATCCTTGAACTGATCCTTTTCAACGGCATTCCCCGGCGAGACGTCAAACCGCTGGCGAAAGCCCTGCTCCAGACATTCGGCACGGTCGCGGATGTCCTCTCCGCCCCGCGCGAGCGCCTGCTTGAGATCAAAGTGAAGCTCGCCGACGGCAAGACGCTTGGCATGGGTGAGCGAGCAGCGGATGAATTCGCGCTCGTGCGCGCCGCCTCGCTCCAGCTCTCGCAGGCCAATGTGCTCAACCGCCCGGTCCTCTCCTCATGGCAGGCGCTGCTTGATTACTGTCAGGCGGCTGTTGCCTATGAGCCGATCGAGCAGTTCCGCATTCTCTTTCTCAATCACAAGAATGCGCTCATCGCCGATGAGAAGCAGCAGACCGGCACGGTCAATCACACGCCGGTCTATCCGCGTGAGGTCGTCAAGCGCGCGCTCGAGCTTCACGCCAGCGCGATTATCCTTGTCCATAACCACCCCTCAGGTGATCCCACCCCCTCGCAGGCCGATATTCAGATGACGGACCAGATTGTCGAGGCCGCAAAGGCCGTCGGCGTCTCGGTTCATGACCATCTCGTCATCGGGCGCGGCAGCCATGTCAGCTTCAGGACATTGGGATTTCTCTGA
- a CDS encoding Fur family transcriptional regulator yields the protein MTLSLQGVHEHAAHDDSPPDEKLSLPLNARLVLEALVEADEPCKAYNLLERLRDKGVSAPMTVYRALDRLTELGHIRRIESLNAYIALPAELHDQPVAFRICRRCHRTEIIPLDRSTLRRLDKSGILDGEAYIEVYHDCCLC from the coding sequence ATGACCTTAAGTCTTCAAGGGGTGCACGAGCACGCCGCGCATGACGACTCGCCGCCGGATGAAAAGTTATCCCTTCCGCTCAATGCCCGGCTGGTCCTCGAGGCGCTGGTTGAGGCCGATGAGCCGTGTAAAGCCTATAATCTTCTGGAGCGGTTACGCGACAAGGGGGTCTCGGCGCCGATGACGGTTTACCGGGCGCTCGATCGGCTGACGGAGCTTGGCCATATCAGGCGGATTGAGAGCCTGAATGCCTATATCGCCCTGCCTGCCGAGCTGCATGACCAGCCTGTTGCGTTCCGGATCTGCCGGCGATGCCACCGTACCGAAATCATTCCGCTTGATCGGTCGACGCTTCGCCGTCTCGATAAATCAGGAATCCTCGACGGGGAGGCCTATATCGAGGTCTATCACGATTGTTGCCTGTGTTAG
- the map gene encoding type I methionyl aminopeptidase, producing the protein MDNDMMEAPSRSRLIPTYGEEGFQGMRAAGKLAASCLDMIAGEVKPGVDTADLDKLAYEFICDHGALPATVGYRGYRHSLCISPNHVICHGIPGLKPINGKPMRDGDIANIDVTVIVDGWHGDTSRMYFVGEPNVKARRLVDTTFEAMWKGIEVVRPGATLRDIGRAIQTHAEAEGFSIVRDFCGHGLGRQFHISPSVVHYAEYKDRLGNKHMAPNTELVEGMFFTIEPMINAGKPDVRMLKDGWTAVTRDRSLTAQFEHSIGVTADGYEIFTGSPAGLDRPPYAIG; encoded by the coding sequence ATGGATAATGATATGATGGAAGCGCCGAGCCGGTCCCGCCTGATCCCCACCTATGGGGAAGAAGGTTTTCAAGGCATGCGCGCAGCCGGCAAACTGGCCGCCAGCTGCCTCGACATGATCGCAGGCGAGGTGAAACCTGGCGTCGATACGGCCGATCTCGACAAGCTCGCCTATGAGTTCATCTGCGATCATGGCGCCCTGCCCGCAACCGTGGGCTATCGCGGCTACCGCCATTCGCTGTGCATCTCGCCGAACCACGTTATCTGCCACGGCATTCCGGGGCTCAAGCCTATCAACGGCAAGCCGATGCGCGATGGCGACATTGCCAATATCGATGTCACCGTCATCGTCGATGGTTGGCATGGTGATACGAGCCGGATGTATTTCGTCGGCGAGCCGAATGTGAAGGCTCGCCGCCTTGTCGACACGACCTTCGAGGCGATGTGGAAGGGGATTGAGGTTGTCCGCCCCGGCGCCACTTTGCGCGATATTGGCCGCGCCATTCAGACCCATGCGGAGGCCGAAGGCTTCTCCATCGTCCGTGATTTCTGCGGGCATGGGCTTGGGCGCCAATTCCATATCTCCCCCAGCGTCGTTCACTATGCGGAGTATAAGGACCGCCTCGGCAACAAGCATATGGCCCCGAACACGGAACTCGTCGAAGGCATGTTCTTCACCATCGAGCCGATGATCAATGCCGGCAAGCCCGATGTCCGCATGCTGAAAGATGGCTGGACGGCCGTGACACGCGACAGGTCCCTGACCGCCCAGTTCGAGCATTCGATCGGGGTGACAGCGGACGGCTATGAGATCTTCACCGGCTCCCCCGCCGGTTTGGATCGCCCGCCTTACGCCATCGGCTGA
- a CDS encoding ribbon-helix-helix domain-containing protein, which produces MGAGHLIKRSVTLQGHRTSVSLEAEFWTLLDEEAARQSVPCSRLVAEIDRKRGSQPLASALRVAAISIARKPPPPVLPAG; this is translated from the coding sequence TTGGGCGCGGGACATCTGATCAAACGCAGCGTGACGCTGCAGGGGCACCGCACCAGCGTGTCACTTGAGGCCGAGTTCTGGACGCTGCTGGATGAAGAAGCGGCCCGTCAGTCCGTGCCGTGCTCTCGCCTTGTCGCGGAGATCGACCGCAAGCGCGGCAGCCAACCCTTGGCCTCTGCCCTGCGGGTCGCGGCGATCTCAATTGCCCGGAAACCGCCGCCGCCTGTTCTGCCTGCCGGGTAG
- a CDS encoding ZrgA family zinc uptake protein, translated as MIQVLMAAGMTAALSGFMSTSHEHDHDHGKANMVIVLEEEALSVTFEAHQADLAGFETAPRSAEEIHILEELPARLSAAEKLFALTASASCEFSGMEVSGLPGADGHEEPHDKGEDHEDDHHEAHLVISATYHWSCRSPRKLKEVETLLFEEFPAIARINAIAFLNGQQTADILLPQRPRIKFK; from the coding sequence ATGATTCAGGTTCTTATGGCTGCAGGCATGACCGCCGCCCTCAGCGGCTTCATGTCCACCTCACACGAGCATGACCACGATCACGGCAAGGCCAATATGGTCATCGTGCTTGAAGAAGAGGCGCTGAGCGTCACCTTCGAAGCCCATCAGGCTGATCTCGCCGGTTTTGAGACCGCCCCCCGGTCAGCCGAGGAAATCCATATTCTGGAGGAACTGCCGGCCCGGCTTTCCGCGGCTGAGAAGCTCTTCGCTCTCACGGCTTCCGCCAGTTGCGAATTTTCCGGCATGGAGGTCTCCGGTCTTCCCGGCGCCGATGGTCATGAAGAGCCGCATGATAAGGGAGAGGACCATGAGGACGACCATCATGAGGCGCATCTGGTCATCTCCGCGACCTATCATTGGTCATGCCGCTCCCCGCGAAAGCTCAAAGAGGTGGAGACCCTGCTTTTTGAGGAATTCCCGGCGATCGCGCGGATCAATGCAATTGCCTTTTTGAATGGCCAGCAGACAGCTGATATCCTGCTTCCACAACGTCCACGGATAAAGTTCAAATGA
- a CDS encoding DUF3299 domain-containing protein, giving the protein MTPSARPRLISLLFIAACLISSCNRSDAGAENSPPADSAVLTLDWDDLLPEGEEEVLDELYTEFYIDLDRRIAQLPQQTLSEAARNGDMGIISEGSDLDEMPQLGTYNVVEDLDGEHVRLPGFIVPLEYDAREKLRTFLLVPYFGACIHTPPPPPNQLVFVTTDEPIKVKDIWDAFWVEGIITTGRFENDLGNSAYSLKLISLKPFE; this is encoded by the coding sequence ATGACGCCATCGGCCAGACCGCGCCTGATCTCCCTTCTTTTCATTGCGGCATGTCTGATCTCTTCCTGTAACCGATCCGATGCCGGCGCGGAGAACAGCCCCCCTGCGGATAGCGCCGTCCTGACGCTCGACTGGGATGATCTTCTTCCTGAAGGAGAGGAAGAAGTGCTCGATGAGCTTTATACGGAGTTCTATATCGATCTTGACCGGCGGATCGCTCAACTGCCTCAGCAGACACTGTCTGAGGCTGCGCGGAACGGCGATATGGGTATAATTTCCGAGGGCTCCGACCTAGATGAGATGCCGCAGCTCGGAACCTATAATGTCGTCGAAGACCTTGATGGCGAACATGTTCGCCTCCCCGGTTTCATTGTCCCGCTCGAATATGATGCCCGTGAGAAATTGCGGACCTTCCTGTTGGTCCCCTATTTCGGCGCCTGCATCCACACCCCGCCGCCACCGCCGAACCAGCTCGTCTTTGTCACGACGGATGAGCCGATCAAGGTCAAGGATATATGGGATGCGTTCTGGGTGGAGGGGATCATCACGACGGGCCGGTTCGAGAATGACCTTGGGAACTCGGCCTATTCGCTCAAGCTGATTTCTCTCAAGCCCTTTGAGTGA
- a CDS encoding SDH family Clp fold serine proteinase, which yields MESLILWVLFFFMLFVLPAMTRRRHAAAVEAEFTRVQKKRKSRIIAIVHRQESMGLLGLAQLRYIDLNDAEDVLNAIRSTPKNMPLEFILHTPGGLVLPALQIARAIKAHPAPTRVFVPHYAMSGGTLIALAADEIVLNPHAVLGPIDPQIAGLPAASIAAVTQQKKPDAIDDYTLVLADVARKAQAQLERAAEELLAGTVSENAARAVAEQMSSGRWTHDYPIEAEEAAGMGLNVNNQMPAEINGLMALFPDRASGRSVSYTAPAVRLPFFGKKKEAPMAPPPAPQMDRTPFVGFEPGPGSRSFSYGPWNPSDLRRGPSERDIRRER from the coding sequence ATGGAATCGCTGATCCTTTGGGTATTGTTTTTCTTCATGCTGTTCGTCCTGCCGGCCATGACCCGGCGGCGGCATGCGGCAGCTGTTGAAGCTGAGTTCACCCGCGTCCAGAAAAAGCGCAAAAGCCGCATCATTGCGATCGTTCACCGGCAGGAATCGATGGGCCTGCTGGGGCTGGCGCAGCTTCGCTATATCGATCTCAATGACGCCGAGGATGTGCTGAATGCCATCCGTTCGACGCCTAAGAACATGCCGCTCGAATTCATCCTGCACACGCCGGGTGGCCTCGTCCTGCCGGCGCTGCAGATTGCGCGCGCAATCAAGGCGCACCCCGCGCCGACCCGCGTTTTCGTGCCGCATTATGCGATGTCGGGCGGCACGCTGATCGCGCTTGCCGCCGATGAGATCGTGCTCAACCCGCATGCCGTGCTGGGGCCGATTGACCCACAGATCGCCGGGCTGCCCGCGGCCTCGATCGCCGCCGTGACCCAGCAGAAAAAGCCTGACGCGATCGATGATTACACGCTCGTTCTCGCCGATGTGGCGCGCAAAGCGCAGGCGCAGCTTGAACGCGCCGCTGAGGAGCTGCTCGCCGGGACAGTCTCGGAGAATGCCGCCCGCGCTGTCGCCGAGCAGATGTCGTCTGGCCGCTGGACGCATGATTATCCGATTGAGGCCGAAGAGGCCGCCGGCATGGGGCTGAACGTCAACAACCAGATGCCAGCGGAGATCAACGGGCTGATGGCGCTGTTCCCTGATCGGGCCTCTGGCCGCTCGGTCAGCTATACCGCGCCCGCCGTGCGCCTGCCGTTCTTCGGCAAGAAGAAAGAGGCCCCGATGGCCCCGCCGCCGGCCCCGCAAATGGACCGCACGCCCTTTGTCGGCTTTGAGCCCGGCCCCGGATCACGCAGCTTCTCTTATGGACCGTGGAACCCGAGCGATCTTCGCCGCGGACCTTCCGAACGGGACATCCGCCGCGAACGGTAG
- a CDS encoding VOC family protein, producing the protein MTVHGQFHWNELMTRNAGKAKDFYADTIGWTFEEMNMGEGPSYFVAHAAGGPVAGIFTMQGPEFDGTAEGWMAYLHVDDLDEALEKARMKGAIILRAPFDVPDVGRIAMLKEPGGAVIGWMTPAAQS; encoded by the coding sequence ATGACCGTGCACGGCCAGTTTCACTGGAATGAGCTGATGACCCGCAATGCAGGCAAGGCGAAGGATTTCTACGCGGACACGATCGGCTGGACCTTTGAAGAGATGAATATGGGCGAAGGCCCGTCCTATTTCGTCGCGCACGCCGCGGGCGGGCCGGTCGCTGGCATCTTCACCATGCAGGGCCCCGAATTCGACGGCACGGCAGAAGGCTGGATGGCCTATCTGCATGTCGATGATCTCGATGAGGCGCTGGAGAAAGCCAGGATGAAGGGCGCCATCATCCTGCGCGCGCCCTTTGACGTCCCGGATGTCGGCCGCATCGCCATGCTCAAGGAGCCCGGCGGCGCCGTCATCGGCTGGATGACCCCTGCCGCGCAATCATAA
- a CDS encoding glutaredoxin yields MDMPEQKGAAVKVAHLYRMVMEKHVCPYGLKSKWLLERHGYQVDDHWLTTREETDSFKAEHDVKTTPQTFIGGERIGGFDQLNEWLTGHKVDPNKPTYTPVLVIFGICALMAVAMSFAAYGTVFSWRGIEWFAAFSMCVLAVQKLRDIESFSSSFLNYDQLAKRWVPYAYAYPFAEAAAGVLMVAGGVFGLIGAPIALFAGTVGAASVFKAVYLDKRELKCACVGGNSNVPLGFVSLTENLVMMAMGIWMLLKPWV; encoded by the coding sequence ATGGATATGCCGGAACAAAAAGGGGCGGCCGTCAAGGTCGCCCATCTCTACCGGATGGTCATGGAGAAACATGTCTGTCCGTATGGGCTCAAATCCAAATGGCTACTGGAGCGGCATGGTTATCAGGTTGATGACCACTGGCTGACGACCCGCGAGGAAACGGACAGCTTCAAGGCCGAGCATGACGTTAAAACGACACCGCAGACCTTTATCGGTGGTGAGCGCATTGGCGGCTTCGACCAGCTAAATGAATGGCTGACGGGGCATAAGGTCGATCCGAATAAGCCGACCTATACGCCAGTCCTCGTCATTTTCGGGATTTGCGCGTTGATGGCTGTCGCTATGTCTTTCGCCGCTTACGGAACAGTCTTTTCGTGGCGCGGTATCGAGTGGTTCGCTGCTTTCTCGATGTGCGTCCTCGCCGTTCAGAAACTGCGGGACATTGAAAGTTTCAGCAGCTCCTTCCTGAATTACGACCAGTTGGCAAAAAGATGGGTGCCCTATGCTTACGCCTATCCGTTCGCTGAGGCTGCGGCGGGCGTCCTGATGGTCGCAGGCGGGGTATTCGGACTTATTGGCGCACCTATCGCTCTTTTTGCCGGAACTGTCGGCGCGGCCAGCGTCTTCAAAGCCGTCTACCTTGATAAGCGGGAGCTCAAATGCGCCTGTGTTGGCGGGAATTCCAATGTGCCCCTCGGTTTTGTCAGCCTGACCGAGAACCTCGTTATGATGGCGATGGGCATCTGGATGCTCCTCAAGCCATGGGTCTAG
- the pal gene encoding peptidoglycan-associated lipoprotein Pal, whose translation MLKKVMGRGVALVALATLAACASTNTSDEMADAETVVPERSSSMTPATQGPAPGSQADLEQNVGARVHFGYNQYNLTNEAQGILRRQAAWLKEYPNARIRLEGNADERGTREYNLALGARRANAAKAYLVALGIDDSRVTVVSYGKERPVDPRSTPEAWAMNRNSTTVLRTTVGS comes from the coding sequence ATGCTTAAAAAAGTGATGGGCCGGGGTGTGGCCCTTGTCGCTCTTGCAACGCTCGCTGCATGTGCGAGCACCAATACGTCCGATGAGATGGCGGATGCGGAAACGGTCGTTCCGGAACGCTCGTCTTCGATGACGCCAGCAACGCAAGGCCCCGCACCGGGATCGCAAGCCGATCTTGAGCAGAATGTCGGTGCCCGCGTTCACTTCGGCTACAACCAGTACAACCTCACCAATGAAGCCCAGGGCATTCTCCGCCGTCAGGCTGCATGGCTGAAGGAATATCCGAATGCCCGTATCCGTCTCGAAGGCAATGCCGACGAGCGGGGCACGCGTGAATATAACCTCGCCCTTGGTGCCCGCCGCGCAAATGCTGCCAAAGCCTATCTTGTGGCGCTCGGCATCGACGATTCCCGCGTGACGGTCGTTTCCTACGGTAAGGAACGTCCGGTCGATCCGCGTTCGACCCCGGAAGCCTGGGCGATGAACCGCAACTCGACCACTGTTCTGCGGACCACGGTCGGCTCGTAA